A single window of Anopheles moucheti chromosome 2, idAnoMoucSN_F20_07, whole genome shotgun sequence DNA harbors:
- the LOC128310182 gene encoding uncharacterized protein LOC128310182 — protein MPSVEPTDCGSEARECTSANGDYSSEMSSESTLSHDTPDPDRQLIPGDRIEHSEQIEMPAVREFTQNDKINKFLLNSFLQRINDSSNTEERREPGAAGAVAEEQEQDFDS, from the coding sequence ATGCCATCCGTAGAGCCTACTGATTGCGGTTCCGAGGCCCGGGAGTGCACGAGCGCAAACGGCGACTATAGCAGTGAAATGTCCTCCGAAAGTACACTGAGTCATGATACGCCGGATCCAGACCGTCAGCTTATACCTGGAGACCGTATCGAACACAGTGAACAAATCGAAATGCCTGCGGTGCGGGAGTTTACGCAGAACGATAAGATCAACAAGTTTCTTCTGAATTCCTTCCTGCAACGTATCAACGATTCCAGTAATACCGAGGAACGTCGTGAACCGGGTGCGGCTGGTGCGGTCGCCGAAGAACAAGAACAGGATTTCGATTCTTAG
- the LOC128310181 gene encoding hydroxylysine kinase, whose translation MEMKTIVKKRSLVEDAQSDTNASDNCETPAATSCAAEETQHSEAPKAEGTLKPGSQIRPVVTEEEVRKLAERLYGIIVLEMCELDSYDDRNFMIQADSYVKNPILKSISPSGYVMKIANSLDSSDESFFHAQNEIMLHLNKRGIKCPVPAQNIYGKHHSMEKLGESKHVVRLLEYIPGKVFHGVPHPDSLFYQAGQFIARIDSALKSIDKEKVMKRQSIWMLDNFPQLKDFLYVIKDEHHKDIVEQVLDAFQRRVIPNLNECEQGVIYGDFNEHNVIVNKKPSNSKEYEIVGIIDFGDVCYSRYVFELAIAMTYMILEANDPNIGGLVMAGYSMIRLIPPHEKEILRVCIAARLCQSLVLGLYTATVDSSNQYILSSQTRGWNVLESLWSETDKDILERWNSIAEEYLTCSS comes from the exons ATGGAGATGAAGACTATCGTCAAAAAGCGCAGTCTCGTTGAAGATGCGCAAAGCGATACAAACGCAAGTGACAATTGCGAAACTCCAGCTGCAACTAGCTGCGCTGCGGAGGAGACTCAACATAGCGAGGCACCGAAGGCCGAAGGAACGCTGAAACCAGGCTCGCAGATACGGCCAGTAGTAACCGAAGAGGAGGTGCGCAAACTAGCCGAACGTCTTTATGGAATCATTGTGCTGGAAATGTGCGAGCTCGATTCATACGATGACCGCAATTTCATGATCCAGGCCGACAG TTATGTGAAAAATCCAATACTGAAATCAATCAGCCCGAGCGGTTACGTGATGAAGATAGCGAACTCGCTTGATTCGAGCGATGAATCGTTCTTTCATGCGCAAAATGAGATCATGCTGCATCTAAACAAGCGTGGCATCAAATGCCCTGTACCGGCGCAGAACATTTACGGCAAGCACCATTCGATGGAGAAACTGGGCGAATCGAAGCACGTCGTACGGCTGTTGGAATATATACCGGGAAAGGTGTTTCACGGTGTACCTCATCCGGACAGCTTGTTTTACCAGGCAGGACAGTTTATTGCACGGATTGATTCCGCATTGAAG TCTATAGATAAGGAAAAGGTTATGAAACGACAATCCATTTGGATGCTGGACAATTTTCCTCAGCTGAAAGATTTCCTCTACGTAATAAAAGACGAACACCATAAAGATATCGTCGAACAGGTGCTGGATGCATTTCAACGACGTGTTATTCCGAATTTGAACGAGTGCGAACAGGGTGTAATCTACGGTGATTTCAATGAGCACAATGTAATTGTTAACAAAAAGCCATCGAACAGCAAAGAGTATGAAATAGTTGGCATAATCGATTTTGGTGACGTGTGCTACTCTCGCTACGTGTTCGAGCTGGCCATTGCAATGACGTACATGATTTTGGAAGCAAACGATCCGAATATTGGAGGGCTGGTGATGGCCGGGTACAGCATGATTCGGTTGATTCCCCCACATGAAAAGGAAATACTGAGG GTTTGCATCGCAGCCCGTCTTTGCCAAAGCCTTGTTCTAGGACTGTACACAGCTACAGTGGACTCAAGCAATCAATACATTCTTTCCTCACAAACCCGTGGATGGAACGTGCTGGAATCACTGTGGAGCGAAACCGATAAAGATATTTTGGAGCGATGGAATTCAATTGCTGAGGAATATTTAACATGTAGCTCATGA
- the LOC128309546 gene encoding signal recognition particle 54 kDa protein produces the protein MVLADLGRKITNALHSLSKATIINEEVLDSMLKEICTALLEADVNIRLVKKLRENVRSVIDFDEMAGGLNKRRMIQSAVFKELVKLVDPGVKPYQPIKGRPNVIMFVGLQGSGKTTTCTKLAYHYQKKNWKSCLVCADTFRAGAYDQIKQNATKARIPFYGSYTEVDPVTIAQDGVEMFKKEGFEFIIVDTSGRHKQEESLFEEMLAVANAVNPDNIIFVMDATIGQACEAQAKAFKEKVDIGSVIITKLDGHAKGGGALSAVAATNSPIIFIGTGEHIDDLEPFKTKPFISKLLGMGDIEGLIDKVNELKLDDNEELIDKIKHGQFTIRDMYEQFQNIMKMGPFSQIMGMIPGFSQDFMTKGGEQESMARIKRLMTMMDSMSDGELDNKDGAKLFSKQPTRVTRVAQGSGVMEREVRDLISQYTKFAAVIKKMGGIKGLFKSGDMTKNVNPTQMAKLNQQMAKMIDPRMFQQMGGMNGLQNMMRQLQQGAGGLGNLMSGFGGK, from the exons ATGGTTTTAGCCGATTTAGGTCGTAAGATTACGAATGCGTTGCATTCGCTCAGCAAAGCGACGATCATAAATGAGGAGGTATTAGATTCGATGCTGAAAGAAATCTGCACGGCACTACTCGAGGCGGACGTCAACATTCGGCTGGTCAAGAAGCTGCGGGAAAATGTACGATCTGTGATCGATTTCGACGAAATGGCCGGGGGCTTGAATAAGCGACGTATGATTCAGTCGGCCGTGTTCAAGGAGCTTGTCAAGCTTGTTGATCCCGGAGTGAAACCGTACCAACCGATCAAGGGACGTCCGAATGTGATCATGTTCGTAGGCTTGCAGGGATCCGGCAAAACGACAACGTGTACAAAACTGGCGTACCATTATCAGAAGAAGAACTGGAAATCGTGTCTGGTTTGTGCGGATACGTTTCGCGCTGGTGCATATGaccaaataaagcaaaacgcCACCAAGGCGCGTATTCCGTTCTACGGTAGCTACACGGAAGTAGACCCGGTCACAATCGCACAGGACGGCGtggaaatgtttaaaaaggaAGGTTTCGAGTTCATCATCGTGGATACGAGCGGTCGGCACAAGCAGGAGGAATCGCTTTTCGAGGAAATGTTGGCTGTAGCCAACGCGGTCAACCCGGATAACATTATTTTCGTCATGGATGCAACTATTGGACAGGCTTGTGAGGCCCAGGCTAAAGCGTTCAAAGAGAAGGTGGATATTGGTTCGGTCATTATTACGAAGCTAGACGGACACGCAAAGGGAGGTGGAGCATTATCGGC AGTGGCAGCGACGAACTCTCCCATAATCTTCATCGGTACTGGCGAGCACATAGACGATCTGGAACCGTTTAAGACGAAACCGTTCATCAGCAAACTGCTTGGCATGGGCGATATTGAAGGCTTGATTGACAAAGTTAACGAACTCAAGCTAGACGACAACGAGGAGCTTATCGATAAGATCAAACATGGTCAATTTACTATTCGGGACATGTACGAGCAGTTCCAGAACATTATGAAGATGGGCCCGTTCTCGCAAATCATG GGAATGATACCCGGGTTTTCGCAAGATTTTATGACCAAGGGTGGTGAGCAGGAATCGATGGCGAGAATCAAGCGTCTCATGACGATGATGGACTCAATGTCGGACGGCGAGCTCGACAACAAGGACGGTGCGAAGCTGTTCAGCAAACAGCCGACACGTGTTACACGGGTAGCGCAAGGATCGGGTGTAATGGAGCGCGAAGTACGCGATCTGATATCACAGTACACGAAATTTGCGGCAGTCATCAAAAAGATGGGTGGTATTAAGGGACTATTCAAGAGTGGCGATATGACGAAAAACGTGAACCCAACACAAATGGCCAAACTAAATCAACAGATGGCAAAGATGATCGATCCCCGCATGTTCCAGCAGATGGGTGGTATGAATGGTTTACAAAACATGATGCGACAGTTACAGCAAGGTGCGGGCGGTCTGGGCAATCTAATGAGTGGGTTCGGTGGTAAGTAG
- the LOC128299402 gene encoding Y+L amino acid transporter 2, producing MTAKNTVPQASEAVAAIGNNEGCDKVVLKRKITLINGVGIIVGTIIGSGIFISPTGVFVFTRSVGSSLVIWTLSGILSTLGALCYAELGTCITRSGGDYAYLLVAFGPLVGFLRLWMALLIIRPTTQAIVALTFAQYAVRPFFEDCEAPENAVRLLAAVCLCFLTAINCISTKWAMKIQDVFTIAKLTALVSIILAGMYFMATESLDNFHNPWEGDYALSSLAYAFYSGLFAFGGWNYLNFVTEELENPYKNLPRAIWIAMPMVTGIYVFVNMAYFAVVSRQEMLASIAVAVSFGNRMFGSVAWLIPIFVALSTFGGVNGILFTSARLFSTGAQEGHLPAWFSLVHIDRQTPIPALIFTCITSIIMLLSANVFVLINYFSQILWLSVAASIAGLLWLRVSKPNMPRPIKVNLALPIIFLVCCLGLVLLPSFTEPFNLLVGLAITLSGVPVYYVCIVWRSNKQTKNLIMHWIERGCQILFNAAFVDCHHDRKREREFSEMQTSIEDKSVSH from the exons ATGACTGCCAAGAACACCGTCCCACAGGCTTCGGAAGCCGTGGCAGCTATCGGCAACAACGAGGGATGTGATAAAGTTGTGCTGAAACGGAAAATCACACTAATCAATGGAGTTGGCATTATCGTGGGTACAATTATCGGCTCTGGTATCTTCATATCGCCTACTGGAGTATTTGTGTTCACCAG GTCAGTCGGTTCTTCCCTGGTCATCTGGACGCTGAGCGGAATCCTGTCGACGCTGGGCGCCCTTTGCTATGCTGAGCTCGGTACATGCATCACGCGCTCCGGTGGAGACTACGCGTATCTGCTGGTCGCTTTCGGGCCACTTGTTGGATTTCTACGTCTCTGGATGGCACTGCTCATTATTCGCCCAACTACACAG GCAATCGTCGCATTAACCTTTGCACAGTACGCGGTGAGACCGTTTTTCGAAGATTGTGAAGCACCAGAGAATGCGGTGCGCCTTTTGGCGGCTGTATGTCTCTGCTTCCTGACGGCCATCAACTGCATTTCAACCAAATGGGCAATGAAGATACAGGATGTGTTTACCATTGCAAAATTAACTGCCCTCGTGTCCATCATTCTGGCCGGCATGTACTTCATGGCAACGGAGTCGCTCGATAATTTCCACAATCCCTGGGAAGGGGATTATGCACTATCCAGCCTTGCTTACGCTTTCTACTCCGGGCTGTTCGCCTTTGGTGGATGGAATTATCTGAACTTTGTTACGGAAGAGCTAGAAAATCCGTACAA AAACCTACCGCGGGCTATATGGATCGCAATGCCCATGGTGACTGGTATTTACGTTTTCGTCAACATGGCATACTTTGCGGTGGTATCGCGGCAAGAAATGCTGGCATCGATTGCCGTGGCCGTTTCGTTCGGTAATCGGATGTTTGGTTCTGTCGCCTGGCTGATACCGATCTTCGTCGCCCTCAGCACCTTCGGTGGAGTTAACGGTATTTTGTTCACATCGGCCCGCTTGTTCTCTACTGGCGCCCAGGAAGGACATTTGCCAGCATGGTTCTCGCTTGTTCACATTGACCGACAAACACCAATTCCGGCACTGATATTCACCTGCATCACTTCGATCATCATGCTGCTTTCGGCCAACGTATTCGTACTCATCAACTATTTCAGTCAAATCCTTTGGCTTTCCGTTGCGGCCAGTATTGCCGGTTTGTTGTGGTTGAGGGTTTCAAA GCCAAACATGCCACGACCGATTAAAGTAAATTTGGCTCTTCCAATAATCTTCCTCGTCTGCTGTTTAGGGTTGGTGCTGTTACCATCGTTCACCGAACCATTCAATCTGCTCGTTGGACTGGCAATCACCTTATCCGGAGTTCCTGTCTACTACGTGTGCATCGTGTGgcgcagcaacaaacaaacgaaaaacttGATCATGCATTGGATCGAACGTGGCTGCCAAATACTGTTTAATGCAGCCTTTGTCGACTGTCATCATGATCGGAAACGGGAACGAGAATTTTCCGAAATGCAAACGAGCATCGAGGACAAAAGCGTTAGTCACTAG
- the LOC128299401 gene encoding prolyl 4-hydroxylase subunit alpha-1-like, with protein MVVSAVTKLFALSISWWVFCNTWINVHGEYFSSVEQMRQLLKLEQTFLDGLDRYIKLHEQKIEFLHRQRDWFAKELKAGLKNEIEYSSNPTSAFLLVNRLATDWERIRVFMDLDVGVKLQNNTEMPTSDDAVGVVEGLARLQDMYQLDTKDMASGKLLDRQIARQLKTAECYEIGNKLTTATNYRYAVSWLREALRLWTTESPGISKVEIMNSLSYALSQQGEYEEALELTKKVLKLQPDNQRALNSKEPLEKWIDYKKEYGLPPPVPDANYGNYPSLCRGDYQRSTKEIAKLRCRYEHNRTPFLRIAPLKLEELNHDPFIVVYHEVLYDKEIAALLDIAKPLLHRSMVGDDAEKKVSKSRTSNNGWLDDVMHPVVRTITRRTEDMTDLAMSASEQLQVGNYGVGGHYLPHHDYAVPEEGKEAYPAIGKGNRIATVMYYLSDVAIGGATVFPELGVGVFPRKGSAIFWFNLHANGTVDSRTLHGACPVFVGSKWVANKWIHEYEQEFRRPCQTDQNV; from the exons ATGGTTGTTTCGGCGGTGACGAAACTCTTTGCTCTATCCATTAGTTGGTGGGTGTTTTGCAATACGTGGATAAATGTGCATGGAGAATATTTCTCCTCGGTCGAGCAGATGCGGCAATTACTAAAGCTCGAACAGACATTCCTGGATGGTCTCGACCGCTACATTAAACTACACGAGCAAAAAATCGAGTTCCTGCACCGGCAGCGCGATTGGTTTGCGAAGGAACTAAAGGCGGgattaaaaaatgaaatagaatacTCATCCAATCCAACGAGTGCTTTCCTGCTGGTTAACCGGCTTGCCACCGACTGGGAACGTATTCGGGTGTTCATGGACTTGGACGTCGGGGTAAAGTTGCAGAACAACACCGAAATGCCCACCAGTGACGATGCGGTGGGAGTGGTGGAGGGATTGGCCCGATTGCAGGATATGTACCAACTCGACACGAAAGATATGGCAAGCGGTAAACTGCTCGATCGGCAGATTGCCCGCCAGCTCAAAACGGCGGAATGCTACGAAATCGGCAACAAGCTAACGACCGCAACAAACTACCGGTACGCGGTGAGCTGGCTGCGGGAAGCATTGCGCTTGTGGACAACGGAGAGCCCTGGTATCAGTAAGGTGGAGATCATGAACTCCCTTTCCTACGCACTTTCCCAGCAGGGAGAGTACGAGGAAGCGCTAGAACTGACCAAAAAAGTGCTCAAACTGCAACCGGACAACCAGCGTGCGCTGAATAGCAAGGAACCGCTGGAAAAATGGATCGATTACAAGAAAGAGTACGGTTTGCCGCCGCCAGTACCGGATGCAAACTATGGGAACTATCCCAGCTTGTGTCGTGGTGACTATCAACGGTCTACTAAGGAGATCGCCAAATTACGCTGCCGTTACGAACACAATCGGACACCGTTTCTGCGCATCGCACCGTTGAAGTTGGAAGAGCTCAACCACGATCCTTTTATCGTTGTGTACCACGAGGTGCTATACGACAAGGAGATCGCCGCACTACTCGATATTGCCAAACCGTTGTTACACCGCTCGATGGTAGGTGATGATGCTGAGAAGAAAGTGTCCAAATCGCGCACCAGCAACAATGGTTGGCTCGATGACGTGATGCATCCAGTGGTTCGTACCATCACCCGGCGTACAGAAGACATGACTGATCTAGCCATGTCGGCGTCCGAACAGCTGCAGGTCGGAAATTATGGTGTCGGTGGACATTATCTGCCCCATCACGATTACGCCGTGCCGGAGGAAGGCAAGGAAGCTTATCCAGCGATTGGGAAAGGAAATCGAATAGCGACCGTGATGTATTAT TTAAGTGACGTCGCCATCGGCGGTGCGACTGTGTTCCCCGAGCTTGGCGTCGGTGTGTTTCCACGTAAAGGATCCGCAATATTTTGGTTCAATTTACACGCGAATGGAACGGTCGATTCACGTACTCTACATGGTGCCTGTCCAGTTTTCGTTGGATCCAAATGGG TTGCGAACAAATGGATTCATGAGTACGAACAGGAGTTCCGACGTCCCTGCCAAACCGACCAAAATGTCTAA